One genomic window of Paeniglutamicibacter sp. Y32M11 includes the following:
- a CDS encoding IclR family transcriptional regulator translates to MANSPSGDSMLDRLVRILDAFDAQNPTLTVTALARRADVPRATTYRLLENLVSHGLLARDADGQVRLGLRLWELANRSASTLNLRQAALPFMEDINQLLGQNTQLAVLHEDDVLVIERLSRPGSVINQANVAGRMPVHLTSMGMALLAYSPTNVLEGYIERHGDTMLAQHPKLRHELAQIRRNGYATFDGFIDTSTTGAAVPILDDRGYASAVLSVVVPLGSDLLPAAVMALRTAARGIARALGPAAEN, encoded by the coding sequence ATGGCAAATTCTCCGAGCGGGGACTCGATGCTCGACCGCCTGGTGCGGATCTTAGACGCCTTTGACGCGCAAAATCCCACACTGACGGTCACTGCCTTGGCCCGCCGAGCCGATGTTCCGCGCGCGACCACGTACCGACTGCTGGAGAATCTGGTGTCCCACGGACTGTTGGCGCGCGATGCCGACGGGCAGGTGCGCCTCGGCTTGCGGTTGTGGGAATTGGCCAACCGCAGCGCCTCCACCCTCAACCTGCGACAGGCGGCACTTCCCTTCATGGAGGACATCAACCAGCTGCTGGGGCAAAACACCCAACTCGCGGTGCTGCACGAGGACGATGTGCTTGTCATCGAGCGCCTCTCCCGCCCCGGCTCCGTCATCAACCAGGCCAATGTTGCCGGGCGTATGCCGGTGCACCTGACCTCCATGGGCATGGCACTGCTGGCCTACTCCCCCACCAACGTGTTGGAGGGGTACATAGAACGCCATGGGGACACCATGCTGGCCCAACACCCGAAACTGCGCCATGAACTGGCCCAGATTCGTCGCAACGGATACGCAACCTTCGACGGATTCATCGACACCAGCACCACCGGAGCCGCCGTTCCGATCCTCGATGACCGTGGTTACGCATCGGCTGTTTTGTCCGTGGTGGTCCCCCTCGGATCCGACCTTTTGCCGGCGGCCGTCATGGCCTTGCGGACCGCGGCGCGCGGCATCGCTCGGGCGTTGGGCCCGGCCGCGGAAAACTGA